One Defluviitoga tunisiensis genomic window carries:
- the buk gene encoding butyrate kinase, translating to MFKILVINPGSTSTKIAVYEDEKEVLKEVIPHDISDLKRFRNVVDQYEMRKDTILEFLEKENINLNSISAVVGRGGLLRPVPSGIFKINEKMLDELRTAKYGEHESNLGALIAYRIAEKIGVQALIADPVVVDELEDIARISGHPDFKRKSIFHALNQKAIARKISQKIGKDYKMLNLVIVHLGGGISIGAHKKGRVVDVNNALEGEGPFTPERSGTLPLTGFIDLCYYVYPESDIRKLIKGRGGLVSYLGTNNAKEVVEKIKNGDEYAKKIYSAMAHQIIKWIGKMSAVLNFEVDAIGLTGGLANENEFLIPWIKEKVAFIAPIYVFPGEEEEEALANAALRVLRGQEEAVDY from the coding sequence ATGTTTAAAATACTAGTTATAAATCCTGGTTCTACTTCAACAAAGATTGCAGTTTATGAAGATGAGAAAGAGGTATTGAAAGAAGTAATTCCTCATGATATTTCTGATCTTAAAAGATTTAGAAATGTTGTTGATCAGTACGAAATGAGAAAAGATACTATTTTAGAATTTCTTGAAAAAGAAAATATTAATTTAAACAGTATTTCTGCGGTTGTTGGAAGAGGTGGATTATTAAGACCTGTTCCAAGCGGAATATTTAAAATAAACGAAAAAATGTTAGATGAATTAAGAACAGCAAAATATGGAGAGCATGAATCTAATTTGGGAGCATTAATAGCGTATCGTATTGCAGAAAAAATTGGTGTTCAAGCATTAATTGCTGATCCTGTAGTTGTAGATGAATTGGAAGATATTGCAAGAATTTCCGGGCATCCAGATTTTAAAAGAAAGTCCATTTTTCATGCATTAAATCAAAAAGCTATTGCAAGAAAAATCAGTCAAAAGATTGGAAAAGATTACAAAATGTTAAATTTGGTTATTGTTCATCTTGGAGGTGGAATTTCTATTGGCGCTCACAAAAAAGGCAGGGTAGTAGATGTAAATAACGCTTTAGAAGGGGAAGGACCTTTTACTCCTGAACGTTCTGGAACTTTACCGTTAACCGGTTTCATAGATCTTTGTTATTATGTATATCCGGAATCAGATATCAGAAAATTAATAAAAGGAAGAGGCGGTCTTGTTTCTTATCTAGGAACTAATAATGCCAAAGAAGTTGTGGAAAAAATTAAAAATGGAGATGAATATGCCAAAAAAATATATTCAGCTATGGCTCACCAAATTATAAAATGGATAGGAAAAATGTCAGCTGTTTTGAATTTTGAAGTAGATGCAATAGGGTTGACAGGTGGTTTAGCAAATGAGAATGAATTTTTGATTCCTTGGATAAAAGAAAAAGTAGCTTTTATTGCTCCAATTTATGTGTTTCCAGGGGAAGAAGAGGAAGAAGCTTTGGCAAATGCTGCTTTAAGGGTAT
- a CDS encoding bifunctional enoyl-CoA hydratase/phosphate acetyltransferase yields MKKIDQIFEMIRKYKDKKVVSVAAAEDSEVLKAVHQAIELELCDFILFGNKDKILQITQENQLDLSKVEIRNTKNDYESVVGAIESVARGEANLPMKGRITTAEILSTYLKEEYGLKSGKTMNLVCIFEIQNYPKLIILSDAGMVISPTLEQKIDTINNAVAVAHILENKEPKVAILGALEQVNPKMPVTMEAAVLTQMNRRGQIKGCSIDGPFALDNAISKKAAEHKGLVSSVAGDADILIVPDIEAGNILYKALVYFSGAKLACSVVGGKKPVILTSRADSSETKLNSIALSILLS; encoded by the coding sequence ATAAAAAAAATCGATCAAATTTTTGAAATGATAAGAAAGTATAAGGATAAAAAAGTTGTTTCGGTAGCAGCAGCAGAGGATTCTGAAGTATTAAAAGCTGTTCATCAAGCTATAGAGTTAGAGTTATGTGATTTTATTTTGTTTGGAAATAAGGATAAAATCCTACAAATAACTCAGGAAAATCAATTAGATCTGAGTAAAGTAGAAATCAGAAACACTAAAAACGATTATGAATCAGTTGTTGGGGCTATTGAAAGTGTAGCAAGAGGTGAAGCAAATCTTCCAATGAAAGGTAGAATAACAACAGCTGAGATTTTATCAACCTATTTAAAAGAAGAATATGGATTAAAGAGTGGAAAAACAATGAATTTAGTTTGTATTTTTGAAATTCAAAATTATCCTAAACTTATAATTCTGTCAGACGCAGGAATGGTAATTTCCCCAACACTTGAGCAAAAGATAGATACAATAAATAATGCTGTAGCTGTTGCACACATATTGGAAAATAAGGAACCTAAAGTTGCTATATTGGGTGCATTAGAGCAGGTTAATCCTAAAATGCCAGTAACAATGGAAGCAGCAGTATTAACTCAAATGAACAGAAGAGGTCAAATAAAAGGTTGTTCAATAGATGGTCCTTTTGCGCTTGATAATGCAATTTCTAAAAAGGCAGCTGAACATAAAGGATTAGTAAGTAGTGTTGCAGGCGATGCTGACATATTAATTGTGCCAGATATAGAGGCAGGTAATATTTTATATAAAGCTTTGGTATATTTTTCTGGGGCAAAATTGGCTTGTTCTGTTGTTGGGGGTAAAAAGCCTGTAATACTTACTTCTAGGGCTGATTCGAGTGAAACAAAGTTAAATTCAATAGCATTATCAATTTTATTGTCCTAA
- the buk gene encoding butyrate kinase, with the protein MKKILVIYPDWNVTKIALFEGENKLLEKIITHDKTILLTYESIIDQFNYRKKQVIHSLNQLCISINELDAIAARGGVLSPMPSGTYIVNETIVDYLRTKSPIEHPANLGALIAFDLSETSNKKPPVFMTDPLSVDEFVPEARIAGVPQLERISRYNALNMKTVARYASNKLKKDYWDCNFVIAHLDKHISIGAHRKGLMIDVTYPFDEGPFGLHTTGDLPLVDLTTWIFKHMNEYSENEIKKRFIENGGLLAYLGTSELDEAVEKGITDKNAKLIVEAMAYQIAKEIGAMAAVLGGDIDAVLLTGEIINNECFVRLVKNKIAKLGIVMLYPGSYELEGLAYGALRVLYQLEEFLVWKGEKVT; encoded by the coding sequence ATGAAAAAAATATTAGTTATTTATCCAGATTGGAATGTTACTAAAATAGCACTATTTGAAGGCGAAAACAAGCTTCTTGAAAAAATCATTACGCACGATAAAACAATTTTATTAACATATGAGAGTATTATAGACCAATTTAATTATCGCAAAAAACAGGTTATACATTCATTAAATCAATTATGCATTTCAATTAACGAATTAGATGCTATAGCTGCAAGAGGTGGTGTATTATCACCAATGCCCAGCGGTACTTATATTGTAAATGAAACTATAGTCGATTATTTAAGAACAAAATCGCCAATAGAACATCCTGCAAATCTAGGCGCTCTTATAGCTTTTGATCTTTCAGAAACTAGTAATAAAAAACCCCCAGTTTTTATGACGGATCCTCTCTCTGTTGACGAGTTTGTTCCAGAGGCCAGAATTGCGGGTGTACCTCAATTAGAAAGAATTAGCAGATACAATGCTCTCAATATGAAAACAGTAGCACGATATGCATCAAACAAGTTAAAAAAAGATTATTGGGATTGTAATTTTGTGATTGCACATTTAGATAAACATATATCAATAGGTGCACATAGAAAAGGTTTAATGATAGATGTTACATATCCTTTTGACGAAGGACCTTTCGGCCTTCATACAACAGGAGATTTACCTCTAGTTGATTTAACAACTTGGATTTTTAAACATATGAATGAGTATAGCGAAAATGAAATAAAAAAAAGATTTATAGAAAATGGTGGCTTACTTGCTTATTTGGGTACATCAGAACTGGATGAGGCTGTTGAAAAAGGAATAACAGATAAAAACGCTAAATTGATTGTAGAGGCAATGGCATATCAAATAGCTAAAGAGATTGGGGCGATGGCAGCTGTGTTAGGAGGAGATATAGATGCAGTACTGCTAACAGGTGAAATTATAAATAATGAATGTTTTGTTAGATTAGTTAAAAATAAAATAGCAAAACTTGGTATAGTTATGCTTTATCCAGGATCTTATGAACTAGAGGGATTAGCTTATGGTGCATTAAGAGTGCTGTACCAGTTAGAAGAATTTTTGGTTTGGAAAGGAGAGAAAGTAACGTGA
- a CDS encoding glycoside hydrolase family 13 protein → MNNDNMIIYQIFPDRFNKVNNNLKQYKNWGEKPTRRDHFGGNLNGIKNRIPYLKKLGVNCIYLTPIFLAPSPHKYDTQDYMKIDPNFGNMYDFEDLLKSLHDNEIKLFLDGVFNHTGDHFWAFKDCEINGEKSQYWNWYNIYGFPIKRFPHPNYEDAGIYYLPKLNHDSKDLLNYLKQVVNFWTSKGIDGWRFDMPWCIEPGFCSELINEAKRINQDIIVVGEYWDVPYELLKKYPFDGAMDYIFRDNVITLLKGIIDTKTFVKQLKYKENLRLNKCWNMLGSHDTSRIRGVLRNDKKIKIAFTLQFTFPGIPVIYYGDEIGMFGGRDPDCRRTFNWNKESWNMSIYNYVKELCDFRQSLGDIENFEFLECDDKQLAYLIEDDKNSFIVKIDFKNYTSSIQKI, encoded by the coding sequence TTGAACAACGATAATATGATAATTTATCAAATTTTTCCTGATCGATTTAATAAAGTCAACAATAATCTCAAACAATATAAAAATTGGGGTGAAAAACCCACAAGAAGAGACCATTTTGGGGGTAACTTGAATGGAATTAAAAATAGAATTCCGTATTTGAAAAAATTAGGCGTCAATTGCATCTATTTGACACCCATTTTTTTAGCTCCATCTCCCCATAAGTATGATACTCAAGATTATATGAAAATTGACCCAAACTTTGGTAATATGTATGATTTTGAGGATCTATTAAAATCTTTACACGATAATGAAATTAAATTATTTCTAGATGGAGTTTTTAATCATACAGGGGACCATTTTTGGGCTTTTAAAGACTGTGAAATTAATGGTGAAAAGTCACAATATTGGAATTGGTATAACATCTATGGTTTTCCAATAAAAAGATTCCCTCATCCAAATTACGAAGATGCGGGAATTTACTATTTACCAAAATTAAATCATGATAGTAAAGATCTATTAAATTATTTAAAACAGGTAGTAAATTTTTGGACTTCTAAAGGAATTGATGGTTGGAGATTTGACATGCCATGGTGTATTGAACCTGGTTTTTGTTCGGAATTAATTAATGAAGCTAAAAGAATAAACCAAGATATAATTGTAGTGGGAGAATATTGGGATGTACCTTATGAATTACTCAAAAAATACCCGTTTGATGGAGCAATGGATTATATTTTTCGGGATAATGTGATCACCTTACTTAAAGGTATAATAGATACTAAAACATTTGTAAAACAGCTAAAATATAAGGAAAATCTCAGATTAAATAAATGCTGGAATATGTTAGGAAGTCATGATACCAGTCGAATCAGGGGCGTTCTTAGAAACGATAAAAAAATCAAAATTGCATTTACACTTCAATTTACTTTTCCTGGAATTCCAGTTATCTATTATGGTGATGAAATTGGAATGTTTGGAGGAAGAGACCCCGACTGTAGAAGAACGTTTAATTGGAATAAAGAGAGTTGGAATATGTCTATTTATAATTATGTAAAAGAATTATGTGATTTTAGACAAAGTTTAGGGGATATAGAAAATTTCGAATTTTTAGAGTGCGATGATAAACAATTAGCATATTTGATAGAAGATGATAAAAATTCGTTTATTGTAAAGATTGATTTTAAAAATTACACTTCATCAATTCAAAAAATATAA
- a CDS encoding carbohydrate ABC transporter permease: MLNKKSFSVKNVFIYIFLVIGAFISIMPFLWLVTTSLKPPGKIFSAPLLIPTHFYYKNYIEAWNSVPFARYIINSTIMSLGIVICQTLFSAMAGYAFAKIKFKFKDALFLIFLITMMIPDSVKMIPNFLTIKNLGWYDTYAALIVPRAASVFAIFLFRQFFLSIPSSIEESARLEGCGLFRLFFQIVLPLSKPVLVTNILFSFLFAWNDFLWPLIITDSQKMRTIQVGLSYFQGRYGVRWELLSAATIFAILPSFIVFIIAQKYFIEGISTSGLKE; this comes from the coding sequence ATGTTGAATAAGAAATCTTTTTCTGTAAAAAACGTATTCATATATATTTTTCTTGTAATTGGTGCCTTCATCTCTATAATGCCTTTTTTATGGCTCGTTACCACCTCTTTAAAGCCTCCAGGAAAGATTTTTTCCGCTCCATTGTTAATTCCTACGCATTTTTATTATAAGAATTATATTGAAGCGTGGAATTCTGTTCCTTTTGCAAGATACATTATCAATAGTACAATTATGTCTTTAGGTATAGTTATTTGTCAGACTCTCTTTTCAGCGATGGCTGGTTATGCATTTGCAAAGATCAAATTTAAGTTTAAAGATGCCTTATTTTTAATTTTTTTAATCACAATGATGATACCTGATTCTGTTAAAATGATTCCTAATTTTCTGACAATAAAAAATCTAGGATGGTACGATACCTACGCAGCTTTGATTGTTCCACGAGCAGCAAGTGTTTTTGCTATATTTCTTTTTCGTCAATTTTTCCTGTCGATACCAAGTAGTATAGAAGAATCAGCCAGATTGGAAGGCTGTGGCTTGTTTAGATTATTTTTTCAAATAGTTTTACCACTATCAAAACCTGTATTGGTAACAAACATCTTATTTTCGTTTTTGTTTGCTTGGAATGATTTTCTATGGCCGTTAATAATAACAGATTCTCAAAAAATGAGGACTATACAAGTAGGTTTGTCGTACTTTCAAGGGCGATATGGTGTTAGATGGGAATTATTATCTGCTGCCACTATTTTTGCTATTTTACCTTCATTTATTGTTTTTATTATAGCTCAAAAATATTTCATAGAGGGAATATCAACTTCGGGTTTAAAGGAGTGA
- a CDS encoding carbohydrate ABC transporter permease produces the protein MSFFDWNGFSQSKVFVGFNNYIMAFKDPELRNSIIVTLIYSLLVTFISMFIGLLVALALNKDLKGKSLFRLLYFIPVVTPSVASGITWKYLFDPYNGVINNILGFFNINGPQWLNSTSWALFSVSIVGIWKRIGFCMVIYLAALQDIPKSYLEAAEVDGANSWNAFRYIKLPLLLPSSLFLIITGFIEAFQVFDLIYTMTNGGPIGATDVLGFLLYRHAFKYFNLGYASVVALIIFVILFLLSIVQWKYTGGGVKNVE, from the coding sequence TTGAGTTTTTTTGATTGGAATGGGTTTAGTCAAAGTAAAGTATTTGTAGGATTTAACAATTACATTATGGCTTTTAAGGATCCAGAATTGAGAAACTCGATAATAGTAACTTTAATATACTCTTTATTAGTTACATTTATTTCAATGTTTATTGGTTTATTAGTTGCATTAGCATTGAATAAGGACCTTAAAGGAAAGTCTTTATTTAGATTACTTTACTTTATTCCAGTTGTGACACCCAGTGTTGCATCAGGGATTACTTGGAAGTATTTATTTGATCCCTATAATGGAGTGATAAATAATATATTAGGCTTCTTTAATATTAATGGACCTCAATGGCTAAATAGTACTTCATGGGCTCTTTTTTCTGTTTCTATCGTTGGAATTTGGAAGAGGATAGGTTTTTGCATGGTAATATATTTGGCAGCTTTACAAGATATTCCAAAAAGTTATTTAGAAGCCGCAGAAGTTGATGGAGCAAATAGTTGGAATGCCTTCAGATATATAAAATTACCTCTTCTTTTGCCTTCGTCTTTGTTTTTAATAATCACAGGTTTTATTGAAGCATTTCAAGTTTTTGATTTGATATATACTATGACTAATGGAGGTCCAATAGGAGCGACTGATGTATTGGGATTTTTGCTATATAGGCATGCCTTTAAATATTTCAATTTAGGATATGCTTCTGTGGTTGCGTTAATAATTTTTGTTATTCTTTTCTTATTATCGATAGTTCAATGGAAATATACAGGTGGAGGGGTTAAGAATGTTGAATAA
- a CDS encoding ABC transporter substrate-binding protein, whose translation MKKVFLCLVIVVLSVFMFAKTELVFWHYWDGENGKKLESLIQEFNTSHPNIEVQPVFIPGSDLLTKIQLSVLSGQTPELAISDIIGMPLILDTGKVIDLMPYVKKENYDLNDFYENTLVYGKIEDKLFSLPVSSSNLGLFWNKELFKKAGLDPEQPPKTWDELIEYGKIIKEKTGNFGYELYLDGGEGTTWQWQIFLWQAGGEFLDSDSNYRKSSFNSEAGVQALQFWVDLTNTYKISPIAPWGLFGRGEAAMVMDGSWMTQFFPAQVDFELGSAVFPYPENGVPATNMGGEQIFVFKTTKEKEDACWEFIKWFTSTEVQIDWDKATGFIPVKKSVATNEGYNAYIKNTNRLLLPFIEVQQYAHARPPIKEYSQVSDIVSKAIISAVYKKGTPEKMLNEAASQVDLLLGKK comes from the coding sequence ATGAAAAAAGTTTTTTTATGTCTAGTTATAGTAGTTTTAAGTGTGTTTATGTTCGCTAAAACAGAGTTAGTTTTTTGGCACTATTGGGATGGAGAAAACGGGAAAAAACTAGAATCTTTGATACAAGAATTTAATACTTCTCATCCTAACATTGAAGTACAACCAGTTTTTATACCAGGATCGGATTTGCTAACAAAGATTCAACTTTCAGTACTATCGGGACAAACACCAGAACTTGCAATTTCCGACATAATTGGGATGCCTTTAATACTTGATACTGGAAAAGTAATTGATTTAATGCCATATGTAAAAAAAGAAAACTATGATTTAAATGATTTTTATGAAAACACACTAGTTTATGGAAAAATTGAAGATAAGTTATTTAGTTTACCAGTAAGTTCTAGTAATCTAGGTTTGTTTTGGAATAAAGAGCTATTTAAAAAAGCAGGTCTAGATCCAGAACAGCCTCCAAAAACCTGGGATGAACTCATTGAGTATGGGAAAATAATTAAAGAAAAAACAGGGAATTTTGGTTACGAGTTATATTTAGACGGAGGAGAGGGGACAACTTGGCAGTGGCAAATTTTTCTTTGGCAAGCTGGGGGAGAATTTTTGGATTCTGATTCTAATTATCGAAAATCTTCTTTCAACTCAGAAGCTGGAGTTCAAGCACTACAATTTTGGGTTGATTTAACTAATACTTATAAAATATCTCCAATAGCTCCTTGGGGACTATTTGGTCGTGGAGAAGCCGCTATGGTTATGGATGGTTCTTGGATGACACAATTTTTCCCTGCTCAGGTAGATTTTGAATTAGGTAGTGCTGTCTTTCCTTATCCTGAAAATGGAGTCCCAGCTACTAACATGGGTGGAGAACAGATATTTGTTTTTAAAACTACTAAAGAAAAAGAAGATGCTTGCTGGGAATTTATAAAATGGTTTACTAGTACAGAAGTTCAGATAGATTGGGATAAAGCTACTGGTTTTATTCCAGTAAAAAAATCTGTGGCAACAAATGAAGGTTATAATGCTTATATAAAAAATACAAATAGATTGTTATTACCATTTATAGAAGTACAGCAATATGCACATGCTAGACCTCCTATCAAAGAATATTCTCAAGTTTCTGATATAGTTTCAAAAGCTATTATAAGTGCAGTATACAAAAAAGGAACTCCGGAAAAAATGCTCAATGAAGCTGCTTCACAAGTAGATTTATTGTTGGGAAAGAAGTGA
- a CDS encoding LacI family DNA-binding transcriptional regulator, translating to MSRITIKDVAKEANVSVGTVSRVINGEKNVSKENVQKVLKAIETLGYVPNTYARGLVSGKTNSISIVVPMIRTDFYDRLINSVDCVLIENNYESSIFPLLSEYRLKKFMEKSSILYHSDGILMSSLPVKKLFKDGIVPTEKPVVLIDMESNNYDCVYIDNNQIGRIAANILLEKTDNLYVMTFIEPDTVFTSDVFKKRFKGFEEVLIKNNISISSKRIFHSELNLHYALNEAMSILKKVQKFPVGFFATTDLFGYGLILAANNLNLEVGKDIFIVGVDGQPWTENIGLTTIKQPIEEMSQLATNILLDKINEKYSLTSRKSIKFDPLVIRRTSA from the coding sequence ATGTCAAGAATTACCATTAAAGATGTAGCAAAAGAGGCTAATGTATCAGTTGGAACCGTTTCAAGAGTAATTAATGGAGAAAAAAATGTTTCTAAGGAGAATGTGCAAAAAGTTCTTAAAGCTATTGAAACTCTAGGATATGTTCCCAATACTTATGCAAGAGGGCTCGTCTCAGGAAAAACTAATTCTATTTCTATAGTAGTTCCTATGATAAGAACCGATTTTTATGATAGGTTAATTAATTCGGTAGATTGTGTGTTAATAGAAAATAATTATGAAAGCTCTATATTCCCCTTACTTTCTGAATATAGATTAAAAAAGTTTATGGAAAAAAGCTCAATTTTATACCATTCAGATGGAATTCTAATGTCTTCGCTTCCTGTTAAGAAACTATTTAAAGATGGGATTGTACCTACAGAAAAACCAGTTGTTTTGATAGACATGGAATCTAATAATTATGATTGCGTGTATATAGATAACAATCAAATTGGAAGAATTGCAGCGAATATCCTCCTTGAAAAAACAGACAATTTATACGTTATGACTTTTATAGAACCAGATACTGTTTTTACCTCAGATGTGTTTAAAAAGAGGTTTAAAGGTTTTGAAGAGGTATTAATAAAAAACAATATCTCAATTTCATCAAAAAGAATATTTCATAGTGAATTAAATTTGCATTATGCATTAAATGAAGCTATGTCGATATTAAAAAAAGTTCAAAAATTTCCTGTTGGATTTTTCGCAACTACAGATTTATTTGGTTATGGATTAATTTTGGCAGCTAATAACCTTAATTTGGAAGTTGGGAAAGATATATTCATAGTTGGAGTTGATGGACAGCCTTGGACAGAAAATATAGGGCTAACAACCATTAAACAACCAATAGAAGAAATGAGTCAACTAGCTACCAATATCCTTCTGGATAAAATTAATGAAAAATATTCCTTAACTTCAAGAAAGTCCATAAAGTTTGATCCTTTGGTAATTAGAAGGACATCAGCTTAA
- the glyA gene encoding serine hydroxymethyltransferase, with protein MWEEVKNIDPDVYNILIKELKRQEYGLELIASENYVSKAVLQTMGSIFTNKYAEGYPRKRYYGGCEFVDELETLAINRAKELFHAQYANVQPHSGSQANMAVYFSLMKPGDTLMGMSLNHGGHLTHGAPVNFSGVLYNVVTYGVDEETETINYDEVEKIAISSKPKVIVAGGSAYSRIIDFKRFREIADKVGAYLVVDMAHFAGLVAAGIHPNPVEYAHAVTSTTHKTLRGPRGGLILTNDKDISKEINKAIFPGMQGGPLEHIIAAKAVAFKEAMSEDFKLYQTQIVKNAKKLSNELSKKGMKIVSGGTDTHLFLIDLSNLNITGKALEKALGECNITVNKNTVPKEKRPPFVTSGIRIGTPAVTTRGMKEKEMSIIADLIVKVTMNIKDEDGNLDKDLIDEVKSEVLSLCQDYPMYVDLLK; from the coding sequence ATGTGGGAAGAAGTAAAAAATATCGATCCAGATGTTTATAACATACTGATTAAAGAACTTAAAAGACAAGAATATGGCTTAGAGCTAATAGCCTCTGAGAATTATGTTTCAAAGGCTGTTTTACAAACTATGGGAAGTATCTTTACTAATAAATATGCTGAAGGATATCCTAGAAAAAGATATTATGGGGGATGCGAATTTGTAGATGAATTAGAAACTTTAGCTATTAATCGAGCAAAAGAGCTTTTCCATGCACAATATGCTAATGTTCAACCGCATTCAGGATCACAAGCAAACATGGCTGTCTACTTTTCTCTTATGAAACCAGGTGACACGTTGATGGGAATGTCTCTAAATCATGGAGGACATTTAACTCATGGGGCCCCTGTAAATTTTTCTGGTGTTTTATACAATGTAGTTACTTATGGTGTAGATGAAGAAACTGAGACAATTAATTACGATGAAGTTGAAAAAATTGCGATTTCTTCAAAACCAAAGGTAATAGTCGCAGGAGGAAGTGCATATTCACGTATTATTGACTTTAAAAGATTTAGAGAAATCGCTGATAAAGTTGGTGCATATCTAGTTGTAGATATGGCCCATTTTGCAGGATTAGTTGCTGCTGGAATTCATCCTAATCCCGTAGAATACGCTCACGCTGTAACTTCTACAACGCATAAAACACTTAGGGGGCCTAGAGGTGGACTAATATTAACTAATGATAAAGATATTTCAAAAGAAATAAATAAAGCAATTTTTCCCGGTATGCAAGGAGGACCTTTGGAGCATATAATAGCAGCAAAAGCTGTAGCGTTTAAGGAAGCAATGAGTGAAGATTTTAAACTATATCAAACTCAGATTGTAAAAAACGCTAAAAAATTAAGCAATGAGCTTTCGAAAAAAGGCATGAAGATTGTTTCTGGTGGAACTGATACACATTTATTTTTGATTGATTTATCAAACCTAAACATTACCGGTAAAGCTTTAGAAAAAGCGTTAGGAGAATGCAATATAACAGTAAATAAAAACACTGTTCCAAAAGAAAAACGTCCTCCCTTTGTAACTAGCGGAATAAGAATTGGTACTCCTGCTGTAACTACCAGAGGAATGAAAGAAAAAGAAATGTCAATAATAGCAGATCTTATAGTAAAAGTAACTATGAATATAAAAGACGAAGATGGTAATCTTGACAAAGATTTGATTGACGAAGTAAAAAGTGAGGTACTATCGCTCTGCCAAGATTATCCTATGTATGTAGATCTATTAAAATAA